One genomic segment of Longimicrobium sp. includes these proteins:
- a CDS encoding IS110 family transposase translates to MSELFAGIDVSKKRLDIAIRGRESRGWSVAYDEPGVRALVGTLKELGPTLLILEATGGLETHLVAELAAAGIPLAVINPRQSRDFARATGELAKTDAIDARILALFAERIRPEVRPLPDSDARDLDALMTRRRQLVDIRVGECNRLYQAPSAAVRTSIEEHVAWLDARIGAVEAELQRLIKASPLWRAKDNLLRSAPGVGRTVSLTLLAGVPELGTLNRQKIGKLVGVAPLNRDSGILRGQRRIWGGRSDVRNVLYMGTLSAIRHNPVIRAFYERLVARGKLKKVALVACMRKLLTILNCMLRDNTPWNAQFAAGCG, encoded by the coding sequence ATGTCCGAGCTGTTCGCCGGGATCGACGTATCGAAGAAGCGCCTCGACATCGCCATTCGCGGAAGAGAGAGCCGGGGGTGGAGCGTCGCGTACGATGAACCGGGGGTCCGAGCCCTCGTCGGCACGCTGAAAGAGCTCGGTCCCACGCTCCTGATCCTGGAGGCGACCGGAGGACTGGAGACGCACCTCGTCGCAGAACTGGCTGCGGCGGGCATTCCACTGGCCGTCATCAACCCGCGTCAGTCCCGTGACTTCGCCCGCGCCACGGGTGAGCTGGCCAAGACGGACGCAATCGACGCCCGCATCCTTGCGCTGTTCGCGGAGCGGATCCGGCCGGAGGTCCGCCCACTGCCGGACTCGGATGCTCGCGATCTCGATGCTCTGATGACGCGCCGCCGGCAGCTGGTCGACATCCGAGTCGGTGAGTGCAATCGGCTCTATCAAGCGCCCTCCGCAGCCGTGCGGACCAGCATCGAGGAGCACGTCGCCTGGCTGGATGCCCGGATCGGTGCGGTCGAGGCGGAACTCCAGAGGCTGATCAAGGCCAGCCCCCTCTGGCGCGCAAAGGACAACCTTCTGCGCAGCGCACCAGGTGTGGGCCGGACTGTCTCCCTGACACTGCTGGCGGGCGTTCCCGAGCTCGGAACGCTGAACCGCCAGAAGATCGGCAAACTTGTCGGCGTCGCACCACTTAACCGCGACAGCGGAATTCTGCGGGGACAGCGCAGGATCTGGGGCGGCCGGTCAGACGTGCGTAACGTGCTGTACATGGGCACCTTGTCAGCCATACGCCACAACCCGGTGATTCGGGCGTTCTACGAACGTCTCGTGGCCCGAGGTAAGCTGAAGAAGGTTGCACTCGTCGCATGCATGAGGAAGCTCCTGACGATTCTCAACTGCATGCTCAGGGACAACACTCCGTGGAACGCCCAATTCGCCGCGGGCTGCGGATGA